The Herpetosiphonaceae bacterium nucleotide sequence TCAGATCCCTGGTAAACTTGGCCCAGGTCTGCACGCGATCGAAGCCCGCCGCCTCATACAGCCGGGTTGCCCCGGTCAGGCTTTGCGCGTCCACGCCGAGCCTGACGGTTTTCATGCCGCACGCCTGCAAGCGGTGCAGGCCACTCAGCAAGATCCCACGGCCAAGCCCGATTCGGCGAAAGCCGCGCCGCGTGCCGAGCAGGTGAACCCAGCCGAGGCCTTGCCCGGTGCGCTCGTTCTCGGTCGGGTCGAACCCGGCCCAGCAGAACGCCGCGAAGGTGCCGTCCGCCGCCACCGCGATCAGATTGAGTTCGGGGTGATAGTCGGGATCGCTAAACCACGTCTGCCAGCGCTCAAGCGTCAGCGGATGGTGATTCCAGTGGTCGATGAACGACAGATTGAACATCTCCACCCAGGCCGCGCCATCCTCCGCGCTAACCTCGCGGAGCGTAAATCCAGCGGGAAGCTGCGCCTCCGGCAGCTCATCGAGCGGACGAGCCATCACCAGGGTGTAGCGCTCGATGCTCAGGCCGTGGCGCTCCATCAGCGCCAACTCCTCGTGCTGCGTATCGCGCACCGCGCAGCCCAGCCTGGCCGGTAGCCCGCGCTCGCGGCTGAGATCGCGGAGTCGCTCCTCGGCCCAGGCGATGATCTGCGACTCAAGGCCGCGCTGCCGGTGTTCGGGATGGACCTGATATACCAGGCGGCTCTGGATCTCGTCGGCTGAGTTGGGCGTCCAGATCTGCCCAAAGCCGATCAGCGCGCCGTCGGCATCTTCCCACAGGCGTACGTTGCGCTCGGTGTCGAGCCAGGGATCGGCGAACTCCACGCGCAGTTGATTGACAGAGGTACCCTCGCCCACCTGATCGACCGCCTCGCAGGTATTCCACAGCTCGACGATCGCGGGAAAATCGGCCTCGCCAGCAAACGGACGCGCCGACAGTTGGACATCTATCATCGTCATAGGTCATCCTCTATTGGCTATCGATCGTTTAGCGCGCCACTGCCACCGTAGCCAGCTCCTCACGCAGGCGGACATAGCTGTCGTAGCGCATCTCGTCAATCGCGCCTTGATTCATCGCCTCACGAACCGCACAGTCTGGCTCGTGGAGATGGCTGCACGGCTGGAAGTAGCACTCCTCGATGTACGGACGAAACTCGCGAAAGCCCCAGTCCAGC carries:
- a CDS encoding GNAT family N-acetyltransferase produces the protein MTMIDVQLSARPFAGEADFPAIVELWNTCEAVDQVGEGTSVNQLRVEFADPWLDTERNVRLWEDADGALIGFGQIWTPNSADEIQSRLVYQVHPEHRQRGLESQIIAWAEERLRDLSRERGLPARLGCAVRDTQHEELALMERHGLSIERYTLVMARPLDELPEAQLPAGFTLREVSAEDGAAWVEMFNLSFIDHWNHHPLTLERWQTWFSDPDYHPELNLIAVAADGTFAAFCWAGFDPTENERTGQGLGWVHLLGTRRGFRRIGLGRGILLSGLHRLQACGMKTVRLGVDAQSLTGATRLYEAAGFDRVQTWAKFTRDLKLDAA